The following proteins come from a genomic window of Pyxidicoccus sp. MSG2:
- a CDS encoding DUF4129 domain-containing protein: MAVSALELRPRGAVALMDAALRLCARNTGVWALTLPGGAAVVAAVLYLAEAVRMGRPLALPSLALTLAWFLRGLCQGAACHYTQEVLLGTKAEPSAWASMRAALGRAPGLFIAVAYLFVFNTVVMTLTLGIGFFVLAAQSVGYATMMQGKGSPLKLYGLCSRLLGPARGTAMLVRVLMSVQLLVFFNLHIAANFALFLGRKLVGIDLTFAERFASLDTPPWLLLLAAATFALFEPVRAAAATLLLVDGRVRQEGLDLLAAVQQLPARNTGRALGPRSAAVLAVVLGAGLLLSGSPAWAEKAPERPVTSARDAVTRLGAVAESCEASGPSEDARFESLGALGPSEKGKLERLVRTVERQAWDEEDCDTAMASLEQGLAQASGTLEAQTRADARAASARAKDILARPEFAVAPPKAEKDAAEDDTVPPEPPGWWRRFIDWLGEFLKKLFEREPAPPPRQAPQMVSGSMVANVLVVVLVTLAVAVLGGLLIMFLNKGRKRADADGLEVSTVDAAALAGDPAHALSRPPEGWAHLADELAARGEYREAVRSLYLALLSRLHRDGAILYDVTLSNWDYLRQFRGRAEWKPPFRELTRRFDFAWYGNVPVGAEGYREFRTLTQPLLAAPAPTEAAGA; the protein is encoded by the coding sequence ATGGCCGTCTCCGCCCTCGAGCTGCGCCCCCGGGGCGCGGTGGCCTTGATGGACGCGGCGCTGCGGCTGTGCGCGCGCAACACGGGCGTCTGGGCCCTCACCCTGCCCGGCGGCGCGGCCGTCGTCGCCGCGGTGCTGTACCTGGCCGAGGCGGTGCGCATGGGCCGGCCGCTCGCCCTGCCCTCGCTGGCGCTCACCCTGGCGTGGTTCCTCCGCGGGCTGTGCCAGGGCGCGGCCTGCCACTACACGCAGGAGGTGCTGCTGGGCACGAAGGCCGAGCCCTCCGCGTGGGCGTCGATGCGCGCCGCGCTGGGCCGCGCGCCCGGCCTCTTCATCGCGGTGGCGTACCTCTTCGTCTTCAACACGGTGGTGATGACGCTGACGCTGGGCATCGGCTTCTTCGTGCTGGCCGCGCAGAGCGTGGGCTACGCGACGATGATGCAGGGCAAGGGCAGCCCGCTGAAGCTGTACGGCCTGTGCTCGCGGCTGCTGGGTCCGGCGCGCGGCACCGCCATGCTGGTGCGCGTCCTGATGAGCGTGCAGCTGCTGGTCTTCTTCAACCTGCACATCGCCGCCAACTTCGCGCTGTTCCTCGGCCGCAAGCTGGTGGGCATCGACCTGACGTTCGCCGAGCGCTTCGCCTCGCTGGACACGCCGCCGTGGCTGCTGCTCCTCGCGGCCGCGACGTTCGCCCTCTTCGAGCCGGTGCGCGCCGCCGCGGCCACGCTGCTGCTGGTAGACGGGCGCGTGCGACAGGAGGGGCTGGATTTGCTGGCCGCCGTGCAGCAGCTCCCCGCGAGGAACACCGGCCGGGCCCTGGGCCCCCGCAGCGCGGCGGTGCTGGCGGTGGTGCTCGGCGCGGGGCTGTTGCTGTCGGGAAGCCCGGCGTGGGCGGAAAAGGCCCCCGAGCGCCCCGTCACCTCCGCGCGGGACGCGGTGACGCGGCTGGGCGCGGTGGCGGAGTCCTGCGAGGCCAGCGGCCCCTCGGAGGACGCGCGCTTCGAGTCACTGGGCGCGCTGGGGCCTTCCGAGAAGGGCAAGCTGGAGCGGCTGGTGCGCACCGTGGAGCGCCAGGCCTGGGACGAGGAGGACTGCGACACCGCCATGGCCTCGCTGGAGCAGGGGCTCGCACAGGCGTCCGGGACGCTCGAGGCCCAGACGCGCGCGGATGCGCGGGCGGCCTCGGCGCGGGCGAAGGACATCCTCGCGCGGCCGGAGTTCGCGGTGGCGCCGCCGAAGGCGGAGAAGGACGCCGCCGAGGACGACACCGTGCCCCCGGAGCCGCCGGGCTGGTGGCGGCGGTTCATCGACTGGCTGGGCGAGTTCCTCAAGAAGCTCTTCGAGCGGGAGCCAGCGCCGCCGCCGAGGCAGGCCCCGCAGATGGTCAGCGGTTCCATGGTGGCCAACGTGCTCGTCGTGGTGCTGGTGACGCTGGCGGTGGCGGTGCTGGGCGGGCTGCTCATCATGTTCCTGAACAAGGGGAGGAAGCGCGCGGACGCGGACGGTCTGGAGGTGTCCACGGTGGACGCCGCGGCGCTGGCGGGTGACCCGGCGCATGCGCTGTCCCGTCCGCCCGAGGGCTGGGCACACCTCGCCGACGAGCTGGCCGCCCGGGGCGAGTACCGTGAGGCGGTGCGCAGCCTCTACCTGGCGCTGCTGTCCCGGCTGCACCGCGACGGGGCCATCCTCTACGACGTGACGCTGAGCAACTGGGACTACCTGCGCCAGTTCCGGGGCCGCGCGGAATGGAAGCCGCCCTTCCGCGAGCTGACGCGCCGCTTCGACTTCGCCTGGTACGGCAACGTGCCGGTGGGCGCGGAGGGCTACCGCGAGTTCCGCACCCTCACCCAGCCGCTGCTGGCCGCGCCCGCGCCGACGGAGGCCGCTGGTGCGTGA